A single region of the Streptomyces vilmorinianum genome encodes:
- a CDS encoding ABC transporter permease: MYPNLLIPLLATLALALMALVLVAVRQPVSRRLAFRQVARRRTEAALVIGGSMLGTAIVIGALVVGDTLNFSVRQEAYRTLGPVDERVVAPPGPTGRAVTERLAGLAGDPDVDGVLNAQAAQASAVSGAGDRTVAEPRVLAWQIDFDEASRFGSASGDSGLGGPNPKPGQVVVNEPLARSLSVGAGDPITLYLFGAPQTYRVERVVPEQGLAGVGLGGRLNRDVFLSPGALGSAARAAGEEPRSVTFVSNRGGVESGEALTGQVTADIRQALGPLAGQTAIETPKHTVLRDAKQAGDSLGALFLMIGSFSIIAGALLLVNIFVMLGEERKSQMGMVRAVGMKRSRLVGSFTLEGATYALLSALPGVAIGVAVGWGVAVVAAQIFQGWSVGGSSIRIAFAVTPTSILNGLAMGLLIAFAAILATSVRISRFNIIAAIRDLPATPGQGPRRRLLAVSTTLAVLCALVAVPAVARSQPDATYLMPALALAFATPALLRVLPRHTVTTVVAGAVLAWTLLAPVIRPRIFDTPSMSVYVIQGALAAFSAVVLVSDNQKTLLRPVRRFLQRPTEGGLAARLAVAYPLAKRFRTGATLVMYTLIVFVLILLTEISGIIRAGVDGVVADATAGYSLRLDYNPQVAGERLVSDLRGGPSAAGIAAVTPLLNATGRATDPGHRSSQPLDTAVVGVPDGAITGITFRERLSGLTDDAAVWRALASDPRYVVLDGFFGSTGGPAGDYYDPGDTLTLTDPRTGRSGQKVIAGVLSNGLVFYPGTGASSTTYPVVLGERATRELFGAQAQNASALVRTSPGTSPDALATQLQGERLSSSLVATPIESDIRRQFDSSTAFFRLMQGFLALGLGVGITGLGVVMVRAVRERRRTIGILRALGFRARTVQRSFLWESTFVAMEGIVLGSLLGVLTTWLMYSNSAAFEGLEGGFPVEWTSIGGLAAATFAASLLATIGPARRAAAIRPALAVRVTE; the protein is encoded by the coding sequence ATGTACCCGAACCTCCTCATCCCACTGCTCGCCACCCTCGCGCTCGCCCTCATGGCGTTGGTGCTGGTCGCCGTCCGGCAGCCGGTGTCGCGGCGGCTGGCCTTCCGGCAGGTCGCCCGACGGCGCACCGAGGCAGCGCTGGTGATCGGCGGATCGATGCTGGGAACCGCGATTGTCATCGGGGCCCTGGTCGTCGGCGACACCTTGAACTTCTCCGTACGGCAGGAGGCGTACCGGACCCTGGGGCCGGTGGACGAGCGCGTCGTCGCACCCCCCGGGCCGACCGGGCGCGCCGTCACCGAACGGCTGGCCGGCCTGGCGGGCGATCCGGACGTCGACGGCGTACTGAACGCCCAGGCCGCCCAGGCATCGGCCGTCAGCGGTGCCGGCGACCGTACGGTCGCCGAGCCGCGCGTTCTGGCCTGGCAGATCGACTTCGACGAGGCGTCGCGCTTCGGCTCCGCGAGTGGCGACTCCGGTCTCGGCGGGCCGAACCCGAAGCCCGGCCAGGTCGTGGTCAACGAGCCGCTGGCCCGGTCCCTGAGCGTGGGCGCCGGGGATCCGATCACGTTGTATCTGTTCGGAGCACCGCAGACGTACCGGGTCGAGCGTGTGGTGCCGGAGCAGGGTCTGGCCGGTGTGGGCCTGGGCGGCAGGCTGAACCGCGACGTGTTCCTGTCACCGGGGGCCCTGGGCTCCGCCGCCCGGGCCGCCGGTGAGGAGCCGCGCTCGGTCACCTTCGTGTCCAATCGTGGCGGCGTCGAGAGCGGCGAGGCCCTGACCGGCCAGGTGACCGCCGACATCCGGCAGGCTCTGGGCCCGCTCGCCGGCCAGACGGCGATCGAGACGCCGAAGCACACGGTCCTGCGGGACGCCAAACAGGCCGGGGACTCCCTCGGAGCCCTGTTCCTCATGATCGGCAGTTTCAGCATCATCGCGGGCGCCCTGCTGCTGGTGAACATCTTCGTGATGCTTGGCGAGGAGCGGAAATCCCAGATGGGCATGGTGCGGGCGGTGGGGATGAAGCGCTCGCGGCTCGTCGGGTCCTTCACGCTCGAAGGGGCGACGTACGCGTTGCTGTCCGCGCTGCCGGGCGTGGCCATCGGGGTCGCCGTCGGCTGGGGCGTCGCCGTGGTGGCGGCGCAGATCTTCCAGGGCTGGTCGGTCGGCGGCAGCAGCATCCGCATCGCGTTCGCCGTCACGCCCACCAGCATCCTCAACGGACTGGCCATGGGCCTGCTCATCGCCTTCGCCGCGATCCTGGCGACCAGCGTGCGCATCAGCAGGTTCAACATCATCGCCGCGATCCGCGACCTCCCCGCCACGCCCGGACAGGGACCGCGCCGCCGTCTCCTCGCGGTCTCCACCACCCTGGCCGTCCTGTGCGCGCTCGTGGCCGTCCCGGCCGTGGCGCGCAGTCAGCCCGACGCGACGTACCTCATGCCGGCGCTCGCCCTCGCCTTCGCGACTCCGGCACTGCTGCGCGTCCTCCCCCGTCACACGGTCACGACCGTGGTCGCGGGAGCAGTGCTCGCCTGGACGCTCCTGGCACCCGTCATACGCCCCCGGATCTTCGACACGCCGTCGATGTCCGTGTACGTCATCCAGGGCGCCCTGGCCGCCTTCTCCGCCGTGGTGCTCGTCAGTGACAACCAGAAGACTCTGCTCCGCCCCGTACGGCGATTCCTCCAGCGCCCGACGGAGGGTGGCCTGGCGGCACGGCTCGCCGTCGCGTACCCGCTGGCCAAGCGATTCAGGACCGGCGCGACGCTGGTGATGTACACCCTGATCGTGTTCGTCCTCATCCTCCTGACGGAGATCTCGGGCATCATCCGCGCCGGCGTCGACGGAGTCGTCGCCGACGCCACCGCCGGATACTCTCTGCGACTGGACTACAACCCCCAGGTCGCCGGCGAACGACTCGTCTCCGATCTCCGCGGCGGCCCGTCGGCCGCCGGGATCGCCGCCGTGACACCGCTGCTCAACGCCACAGGGCGGGCCACCGATCCGGGACACCGCAGCTCTCAACCGCTGGACACCGCCGTCGTCGGCGTGCCCGACGGGGCGATCACCGGCATCACGTTCCGAGAGCGGCTGTCCGGCCTGACCGACGACGCCGCGGTATGGCGTGCTCTCGCCTCCGACCCCCGTTACGTCGTTCTCGACGGCTTCTTCGGCAGCACCGGCGGCCCGGCCGGCGACTACTACGACCCCGGCGACACCCTCACCCTGACGGATCCCCGGACGGGCCGCAGCGGGCAGAAGGTCATCGCCGGCGTGCTCAGCAACGGGTTGGTCTTCTACCCGGGCACCGGCGCCAGTTCGACCACCTACCCCGTGGTGCTGGGCGAGCGGGCGACGCGCGAGCTCTTCGGCGCCCAGGCACAGAACGCCTCCGCGCTGGTGAGAACCAGCCCCGGCACCTCCCCCGACGCTCTGGCGACCCAACTGCAGGGCGAGCGGCTCTCGTCCAGTCTGGTCGCCACTCCCATCGAGTCGGACATCCGCCGCCAGTTCGACTCCAGCACCGCCTTCTTCCGCCTCATGCAGGGCTTCCTCGCCCTGGGCCTCGGCGTGGGCATCACCGGCCTCGGCGTGGTCATGGTCCGAGCCGTGCGCGAACGCCGACGCACCATCGGCATCCTGCGGGCCCTCGGCTTCCGTGCGCGGACCGTCCAACGGTCCTTCCTGTGGGAGAGCACCTTCGTCGCCATGGAAGGAATAGTCCTCGGCTCACTGCTGGGCGTGCTCACCACCTGGCTGATGTACAGCAACAGCGCCGCGTTCGAAGGTCTCGAGGGAGGCTTCCCGGTCGAATGGACGAGTATCGGCGGCCTGGCGGCAGCCACCTTCGCCGCGTCGCTCCTGGCCACGATCGGGCCGGCCCGGCGCGCGGCCGCCATCCGCCCGGCCCTCGCGGTCCGCGTCACCGAATGA
- a CDS encoding isoamylase gives MSSFHPARARRGRRLVLRAATIGLAAAAALTGGVVPVPLVTPAAAVAGDPLGARYDASGANVEFRVYSSRATRIQLYLYAAATGAQEAAALTLTKDSATGVWSTTVPVATIRQQYGITGPIYYGYRAWGPNWPHDPAWTKGSTAGFVADVDAAGNRFNPNKLLTDPYARELTHDPLTPNGPSKTVYGTGPSYRAVDNGVQAPKGIVLAVDATSTGSKPTRALKDDIVYEVHVRGLTKNDPSVPAAYQGTYKGAGLKAAGLAALGVTAVEFLPVQETQNDANDVDPTGTAGDNYWGYETLNFFAPDRRYAADKSPGGPTREFKEMVRAYHDAGIKVFTDVVYNHAAEGGPWNTGDKNTYSLLNMRGLDNPTYYSLTSDMQASWDNTGVNGNLNTYHPVTRALITDSLAHWKDALGVDGFRFDLAPVLGNTCQHGCFQYSRTDPNTALNRITALMPPRPAGGGAGTDWIAEPWALGSGTYQVGNFPVGWSEWNDKFRDTMRRDQNAMGAENVTPSGLATRFAGSSDLYQPSGRAPWNSVNFVVAHDGFTLADLYRCTTKNNNQPWPYGPSDGGADYNLSWDQGGNQADQRKAARNGLAFLMLSAGTPMMTGGDEYLRSVNCNNNPYNLDSSANWLSTSWTADQNTFRTYTQRLIAFRKAHPALRPAAFYSASDGNGNGMGQLDWFTPAGSAPDGTYWGNADNHALAWRYDGTELGDPNSALYVGYNGWSGAVDFTLPSPGAGKNWYRVTDTSTWAEGANQVAQPGSEALIGGAGTVYRLHGRATLLLIAK, from the coding sequence ATGTCCTCGTTCCACCCTGCCCGCGCTCGGAGAGGGCGGCGTCTGGTCCTGCGCGCCGCGACGATCGGGCTCGCGGCTGCGGCCGCTCTGACTGGTGGCGTGGTCCCCGTGCCCCTCGTCACTCCTGCCGCGGCCGTCGCCGGAGACCCACTGGGCGCGCGATACGACGCGTCCGGCGCGAACGTGGAGTTCCGCGTCTACTCCTCCCGCGCCACTCGCATCCAGCTGTACCTCTACGCGGCGGCGACCGGCGCCCAGGAGGCCGCCGCGCTCACGCTCACCAAGGACTCCGCGACCGGAGTGTGGTCCACGACCGTGCCGGTCGCCACGATCCGGCAGCAGTACGGCATCACCGGCCCGATCTACTACGGCTACCGGGCCTGGGGACCGAACTGGCCCCATGACCCTGCGTGGACCAAGGGCTCCACCGCGGGCTTCGTGGCGGACGTGGACGCGGCCGGCAACCGCTTCAACCCGAACAAGCTGCTGACCGACCCGTACGCCCGGGAGCTCACCCACGACCCGCTCACCCCGAACGGCCCGTCGAAGACGGTCTACGGCACCGGCCCGTCGTACCGCGCGGTGGACAACGGGGTCCAGGCGCCCAAGGGCATCGTGCTGGCGGTCGACGCGACGAGCACCGGAAGCAAGCCGACCCGGGCGTTGAAGGACGACATCGTCTACGAGGTGCATGTCAGGGGACTGACGAAGAACGACCCCTCCGTTCCGGCGGCATATCAGGGCACCTACAAGGGCGCCGGGCTCAAGGCCGCCGGCCTCGCGGCGCTCGGGGTCACCGCGGTGGAGTTCCTGCCCGTGCAGGAGACGCAGAACGACGCCAACGACGTCGACCCCACCGGTACCGCGGGCGACAACTACTGGGGCTACGAGACCCTCAACTTCTTCGCGCCGGACCGTCGTTACGCCGCGGACAAGAGTCCGGGCGGGCCGACCCGCGAGTTCAAGGAGATGGTGAGGGCCTACCACGACGCCGGGATCAAGGTCTTCACGGACGTGGTCTACAACCACGCCGCCGAGGGCGGGCCGTGGAACACCGGCGACAAGAACACCTACAGCCTGCTCAACATGCGCGGCCTGGACAACCCCACCTACTACTCGCTGACCAGCGACATGCAGGCATCCTGGGACAACACGGGCGTCAACGGCAACCTCAACACCTACCACCCCGTCACCAGGGCGCTGATCACCGACTCGCTCGCCCACTGGAAGGACGCCCTCGGCGTCGACGGCTTCCGCTTCGACCTGGCTCCCGTGCTCGGCAACACCTGCCAGCACGGCTGCTTCCAGTACAGCCGCACCGACCCGAACACCGCGCTGAACCGCATCACCGCGCTCATGCCTCCCCGCCCGGCGGGAGGTGGGGCAGGAACCGACTGGATCGCCGAACCCTGGGCCCTCGGCAGTGGCACCTACCAGGTCGGCAACTTCCCCGTCGGCTGGTCCGAATGGAACGACAAGTTCCGCGACACCATGCGCCGCGACCAGAACGCCATGGGCGCGGAGAACGTCACCCCCAGCGGCCTGGCCACCCGCTTCGCCGGTTCCTCCGACCTCTACCAGCCCAGCGGCCGCGCGCCGTGGAACTCCGTCAACTTCGTCGTCGCGCACGACGGGTTCACCCTCGCCGACCTGTACCGCTGCACCACCAAGAACAACAACCAGCCCTGGCCCTACGGCCCGTCCGACGGGGGCGCGGACTACAACCTGTCCTGGGATCAGGGCGGCAACCAGGCGGACCAGCGCAAGGCCGCCCGCAACGGACTGGCCTTCCTGATGCTGTCGGCAGGCACGCCGATGATGACGGGGGGCGACGAGTACCTGCGCTCCGTCAACTGCAACAACAACCCCTACAACCTGGACTCCTCCGCCAACTGGCTGAGCACATCCTGGACCGCGGACCAGAACACCTTCCGCACCTATACCCAGCGCCTGATCGCCTTCCGCAAGGCCCACCCGGCGCTGCGCCCGGCCGCCTTCTACAGCGCCTCGGACGGCAACGGGAACGGCATGGGCCAGCTGGACTGGTTCACCCCCGCCGGCAGCGCGCCCGACGGCACCTACTGGGGCAACGCCGACAACCACGCCCTCGCCTGGCGCTACGACGGCACGGAACTCGGCGACCCGAACAGCGCGCTCTACGTCGGCTACAACGGGTGGTCCGGCGCTGTCGACTTCACCCTGCCGTCCCCGGGCGCGGGCAAGAACTGGTACCGCGTCACCGACACCTCCACCTGGGCCGAAGGTGCGAACCAGGTCGCCCAGCCGGGCAGCGAGGCGCTGATCGGCGGCGCCGGAACCGTCTACCGGCTGCACGGCCGGGCCACCCTCCTCCTGATCGCCAAGTAA